The following are encoded together in the Humulus lupulus chromosome 5, drHumLupu1.1, whole genome shotgun sequence genome:
- the LOC133778234 gene encoding MYB-like transcription factor ODO1 — MGRQPCCDKLGVKKGPWTAEEDKKLINFILTNGHCCWRAVPKLAGLRRCGKSCRLRWTNYLRPDLKRGLLTEAEEQLVIDLHARLGNRWSKIASRLPGRTDNEIKNHWNTHIKKKLLKMGIDPVTHEPLIINKDDRDHDHDQQPSNTTIEPPQDANKTTTDHHHSQESSGSTTTELENSSTSSPADNSYSGDESLWSVDHNNNNSLCNDESFINNLWVNDDNINNDHIIKSPPELVDHDDFNSLMLWNSANNSSDSLSSCPPPSYGGILPSFEDNYCSSSWLLDCQDFGIQDFGFDSSYFDDFELNKALNAIEMGENLH; from the exons ATGGGGAGGCAACCTTGTTGTGACAAACTTGGGGTGAAGAAAGGGCCATGGACAGCCGAAGAGGACAAGAAACTCATCAACTTCATTCTCACCAATGGCCACTGCTGCTGGCGAGCTGTTCCGAAGCTCGCCGGCCTCCGCCGCTGCGGCAAGAGTTGCCGCCTTCGTTGGACCAACTACCTCCGTCCTGACCTCAAGAGAGGTCTCCTTACTGAGGCTGAAGAACAGTTGGTCATTGATCTTCATGCTCGTCTTGGGAATag GTGGTCCAAGATTGCATCAAGATTACCAGGGAGAACAGATAACGAGATCAAGAATCACTGGAACACACACATAAAGAAAAAGCTTCTTAAGATGGGAATCGATCCAGTCACACACGAACCTCTGATCATCAACAAAGACGATCGTGATCATGATCATGATCAACAACCTTCAAACACAACAATCGAACCACCCCAAGATGCTAATAAGACTACTACTGATCATCATCATTCGCAAGAAAGTTCCGGCAGCACCACGACGGAGCTGGAGAACTCGTCGACCTCATCTCCGGCCGATAACTCTTACTCCGGAGACGAGTCCCTTTGGTCAGTTGATCATAATAATAACAATAGCCTTTGCAACGACGAGTCGTTTATAAACAACTTGTGGGTGAACGACGACAACATTAACAATGATCATATAATAAAGTCTCCCCCGGAACTGGTTGATCATGATGATTTTAATTCATTAATGTTGTGGAACAGTGCAAATAATAGTTCTGATAGTCTCTCATCATGTCCACCACCTAGCTATGGAGGAATATTACCATCTTTTGAAGATAATTATTGCTCATCATCATGGCTTTTGGACTGTCAAGACTTTGGGATTCAGGATTTTGGATTCGATTCTTCTTACTTCGATGATTTTGAGTTGAATAAGGCCCTCAACGCCATAGAAATGGGAGAAAATTTGCACTAG